A genome region from Erigeron canadensis isolate Cc75 chromosome 3, C_canadensis_v1, whole genome shotgun sequence includes the following:
- the LOC122593935 gene encoding pentatricopeptide repeat-containing protein At5g08510 gives MNQLKQIHAHTLRNGTDFTNFLISKLLEIPNIPYAHKLFDLIPQPDIFLSNKLIQAFSTHGPFHTCFTLYTQMCVNGCSPNQHTFTSLFAASAKLKSPPHGVVLHARLVKSGYEFDIYASTALVDMYAKLGLVCFARKAFDKMVIRDVPAWNSLIAGYARNGDMEGAVKLFDIMPVKNVVSWTAMISGYSQNGRYGDSLKLFLEMEKMKNVPPNEVTIASVLPACASLGSLKVGQRIERYARARGYLKNLFVCNALLEMYARCGRIDKALSIFVKIGARRNLCSWNTMIMGLAVHGKSNEALQLFHQMLGEGILPDDVSFVGAILACTHGGMVKKGRALFKSMKKDFSVTPKLEHYGCMVDLYGRAGELLEAYNLIQTMPMKPDSVVWGTLLGACSFHNNVELAEIAAERLYKLEPWNPGNYVILSNIYANTGRWDGVARLRKMMKGSQIIKAAAYSFIEEGSQVYKFIVDDRSHPRSNEIYWILNEVSTKMKEHHDDASILECLG, from the exons ATGAACCAACTGAAACAAATCCATGCACACACACTCCGCAATGGCACCGATTTCACGAATTTCCTAATCTCAAAACTACTCGAAATTCCAAACATTCCATACGCCCACAAACTGTTCGACCTTATTCCTCAACCAGATATCTTCCTTTCCAACAAACTTATTCAAGCATTCTCTACACATGGCCCATTTCACACTTGTTTCACACTCTACACCCAAATGTGCGTCAATGGTTGTTCCCCAAACCAACATACTTTCACTTCCCTTTTCGCCGCTTCCGCCAAACTTAAATCCCCACCACACGGCGTCGTCCTCCACGCCCGTTTGGTTAAATCAGGTTACGAGTTTGATATTTATGCGTCTACTGCGTTAGTTGATATGTATGCCAAACTGGGGTTGGTATGTTTTGCGCGAAAAGCGTTTGACAAAATGGTGATCCGGGATGTACCTGCTTGGAATTCTTTGATTGCAGGGTATGCGAGAAATGGGGATATGGAAGGAGCTGTGAAATTGTTTGATATAATGCCGGTTAAGAATGTGGTTTCTTGGACTGCTATGATATCTGGGTATTCACAGAATGGGAGGTACGGGGATTCTCTTAAGTTGTTTTTGGAAAtggagaaaatgaaaaatgtgcCACCGAATGAGGTGACTATAGCTAGTGTGCTTCCGGCTTGTGCGAGCCTTGGATCATTGAAGGTTGGACAAAGGATTGAAAGGTATGCGAGGGCACGAGGGTACCTTAAGAATCTGTTTGTGTGTAACGCGTTATTGGAAATGTATGCAAGATGTGGTAGGATCGATAAGGCTTTGTCGATATTTGTAAAAATTGGTGCAAGAAGGAACTTGTGTTCTTGGAATACTATGATCATGGGTTTGGCTGTCCATGGAAAATCTAATGAAGCTCTTCAGCTTTTCCACCAAATGCTG GGAGAGGGTATTCTACCAGATGATGTCTCATTTGTTGGAGCAATACTTGCATGCACTCATGGAGGAATGGTAAAGAAAGGCAGAGCACTTTTCAAATCAATGAAAAAAGACTTCTCCGTCACTCCTAAACTTGAACACTATGGATGCATGGTTGATCTTTATGGTCGTGCTGGAGAGCTGCTAGAAGCCTACAATCTTATACAAACTATGCCAATGAAACCAGACTCGGTAGTTTGGGGAACTTTGTTAGGTGCATGCAGTTTCCATAACAATGTTGAGCTGGCTGAGATAGCAGCCGAACGTCTTTACAAGCTAGAGCCATGGAACCCAGGTAATTACGTAATTTTATCCAATATATATGCGAATACAGGGCGGTGGGATGGTGTTGCAAGGCTAAGGAAGATGATGAAGGGTTCTCAGATCATAAAGGCGGCAGCATATAGCTTTATTGAAGAAGGAAGTCAAGTCTATAAGTTCATTGTTGACGATAGATCACATCCGAGATCCAATGAAATTTATTGGATACTAAATGAAGTTTCTACAAAGATGAAGGAGCATCATGATGATGCATCTATTTTGGAATGCTTAGGCTGA